One Fuerstiella marisgermanici DNA window includes the following coding sequences:
- a CDS encoding TatD family hydrolase yields MKYIDPHIHMVSRTTDDYQRMAQSGCVAITEPAFWAGFDRSSAQGFYDYFQQLTAYEPKRAAQFGIQHFTWLCINPKEADDPGFAREVVSLIPEFLDKGNVLGIGEIGLNKNTKNELIILEEQIALAAEHNQLVLVHTPHLEDKLKGTRLIMDALSASGIEPGRILIDHVEEHTVGEVLDRGFWAGMTLYPDTKVTPQRAADIIEMYGNERIWMNSAGDWGCSDPLAVPKARLEMQRRGHSAATIDKVTFANPQTFLSQSPQFAIRD; encoded by the coding sequence ATGAAGTACATCGACCCTCATATTCACATGGTCTCCCGCACGACCGACGACTATCAGCGGATGGCTCAGTCAGGCTGCGTCGCCATTACCGAACCCGCGTTTTGGGCAGGCTTCGACCGTTCGTCGGCTCAGGGCTTTTACGACTACTTCCAACAGCTAACCGCGTACGAACCGAAGCGAGCGGCTCAGTTTGGGATTCAGCACTTCACGTGGCTGTGCATCAATCCCAAAGAGGCAGACGATCCGGGGTTTGCTCGCGAAGTTGTGTCGCTGATTCCCGAGTTTCTGGACAAGGGCAACGTGCTTGGCATTGGCGAAATTGGGCTGAACAAGAACACGAAGAATGAGCTTATCATTCTGGAAGAACAGATCGCGCTGGCCGCCGAACACAATCAGTTGGTTCTGGTGCACACACCGCACCTGGAAGACAAATTGAAAGGCACTCGGTTAATTATGGATGCCCTGTCCGCCAGCGGCATCGAACCGGGCCGGATTTTGATTGACCATGTCGAGGAACATACGGTCGGCGAAGTACTGGACCGTGGCTTCTGGGCGGGAATGACGCTGTACCCGGACACAAAGGTCACGCCTCAGCGAGCAGCCGATATTATCGAGATGTACGGGAACGAACGTATCTGGATGAATTCCGCCGGCGACTGGGGCTGCAGCGATCCGCTGGCGGTTCCGAAAGCTCGCCTTGAAATGCAGCGGCGTGGTCATTCGGCCGCTACGATCGACAAGGTTACGTTTGCCAACCCGCAAACGTTTCTAAGTCAGTCACCGCAGTTTGCGATCCGCGATTAA
- a CDS encoding MBL fold metallo-hydrolase, which yields MSPDESDTSHASADHVDAVASPSELILMGTGTSVGVPVVGCPCSVCTSGNLKNRRLRSGVLVKAPGGEFVIDTGPELRLQLLASGASMVRAAIFTHAHADHVMGLDDLRIFGFRLEKELRTEAMRTSDLNGAEFDETSFQANATFTIPLYCEEDVEESIRQIFYYAFTDPTTHSHRFAAPRLRFERIQPGKSFNVLGLDVLPIRLTHGKLPIIGYRIGDVAFCTDVSTIPAESREQLEGLDTLIIDALRHQPHPTHLSVGQAVKWIERIQPRQAILTHMSHELDYDELLNELPDGIEPGYDGLRIPLG from the coding sequence TTGTCGCCCGATGAATCCGATACCAGTCACGCATCCGCTGACCATGTAGACGCAGTCGCTTCACCGTCTGAGCTGATTTTGATGGGGACCGGGACCAGCGTGGGAGTGCCGGTGGTGGGCTGCCCGTGCTCCGTTTGCACTTCCGGAAATCTGAAAAATCGGCGGCTACGGTCGGGTGTGCTGGTGAAAGCTCCCGGCGGAGAATTTGTGATCGACACGGGCCCGGAACTGCGGCTGCAGTTGCTTGCCAGCGGCGCGTCGATGGTGCGAGCCGCCATTTTTACTCACGCCCATGCCGACCACGTGATGGGGTTAGACGACCTGCGGATTTTTGGGTTTCGTCTCGAAAAAGAACTCCGTACGGAAGCGATGCGAACTTCGGATCTGAACGGCGCGGAGTTCGATGAAACGTCCTTCCAGGCCAACGCGACCTTTACAATTCCGTTGTACTGCGAAGAAGATGTCGAAGAGAGTATTCGGCAAATCTTCTACTATGCGTTCACCGATCCGACCACGCACAGTCACCGGTTTGCGGCACCTCGACTTCGGTTCGAACGCATTCAGCCGGGGAAATCCTTCAATGTGCTGGGATTGGACGTGCTGCCGATCCGCTTGACTCACGGCAAGCTTCCGATCATTGGCTATCGCATCGGGGACGTGGCGTTTTGCACAGACGTTTCGACCATCCCGGCAGAAAGTCGAGAGCAACTTGAAGGTCTGGACACGCTGATAATCGACGCGCTGCGGCATCAACCTCACCCGACTCATCTAAGCGTTGGCCAGGCGGTCAAGTGGATCGAACGCATACAACCGCGGCAAGCCATCCTGACGCACATGTCGCACGAATTGGACTACGACGAACTGTTGAATGAGTTGCCTGACGGTATTGAACCAGGTTACGACGGTTTGCGAATCCCACTGGGTTAA
- a CDS encoding ABC transporter ATP-binding protein, with protein MIAISNLNFRYPSSAFDLRVDDLQITPGSATAVVGPSGSGKTTLLNLIAGILRPNSGQITIEDTKVTALPDAAKRKFRLKNIGMVFQDFELIEYLNVLDNILLPCRINTSLPLTVDLRQRAEELAALVGISSHLRKSVTKLSQGERQRVAICRALLTRPSLLLADEPTGNLDPVTSEQILQLLLKTVRDEGTTLVMVTHDHSLLHHFDHTVDFEQFLTAAAKAE; from the coding sequence ATGATCGCCATCAGTAATCTGAATTTCCGATACCCCAGCAGCGCCTTCGATCTGCGCGTCGACGACCTGCAGATTACTCCGGGCAGCGCCACGGCGGTCGTCGGGCCGAGTGGCTCCGGAAAGACGACGCTTCTGAATTTGATCGCCGGGATACTGCGGCCGAACAGCGGGCAGATCACGATTGAAGACACCAAAGTCACCGCACTACCAGACGCTGCAAAACGAAAGTTTCGCCTGAAGAACATTGGCATGGTGTTTCAGGACTTTGAACTGATCGAATATTTGAACGTCCTGGACAACATCCTGCTGCCGTGCCGCATCAATACATCATTGCCGCTGACTGTCGACCTTCGTCAACGAGCCGAAGAACTGGCGGCGTTGGTTGGTATTAGCTCCCACCTTCGCAAAAGCGTGACGAAACTGTCCCAGGGCGAACGGCAGCGAGTCGCCATTTGCCGAGCTCTGCTGACCAGGCCTTCGCTGCTGCTGGCCGACGAACCGACCGGTAACCTGGACCCCGTGACGTCCGAACAGATTCTGCAACTGCTGCTTAAGACGGTGCGTGACGAAGGAACGACTTTAGTCATGGTGACCCACGACCATTCGCTGCTGCACCACTTTGACCACACGGTTGACTTCGAACAGTTCCTGACCGCCGCAGCAAAGGCCGAGTGA
- a CDS encoding ABC transporter permease has product MLRNAFYLALRSLWWYRGRAITIVLCLALTLWLPITVRLLLNQFRTDIVSRAESTPLVIGAKGSRIDLALLALYFDTIPPDATTMAEANYIQDTGFATAMPVHVAYRTQSINNQDGVPIVGTTLEYFEFRDLYLAEGNGLAMLGDCVVGSNVASRMNLKPGDKILSAPKNAFNLAGDYPLRMNITGVLAKSNSPDDDVVFIDLKTAWIIDGIGHGHQELAHESVDDGMLLEKSETSVTASAAVLPFTEITADNIDSFHLHGREETFPISAVIANPHSRKDQTLLLGRYASARTETAQCVKPAGVVHDLLNIVFRVERLVWLSSILSAFVTALLLGLVLLLSIRLRAAEMQTMHKLGCSRATIVSLIGTEIFLMTLAGILLALSAAWLSKLAAADWLRSLLF; this is encoded by the coding sequence ATGCTGCGGAATGCTTTTTACCTGGCGCTGCGTTCGCTCTGGTGGTATCGCGGGCGAGCCATCACAATCGTGCTGTGCCTGGCTTTGACACTGTGGCTGCCGATCACCGTGCGACTGTTGCTAAACCAGTTCCGCACAGACATCGTTTCCCGAGCCGAATCGACACCGCTTGTGATCGGTGCGAAGGGTAGTCGCATCGACCTGGCTCTGCTGGCATTGTACTTCGACACGATCCCGCCCGATGCAACCACAATGGCGGAGGCGAATTATATTCAGGACACCGGCTTCGCCACCGCGATGCCGGTTCACGTCGCCTATCGAACTCAAAGCATCAACAATCAGGACGGCGTGCCGATCGTGGGCACTACGTTGGAATACTTCGAATTTCGAGACCTGTACCTGGCTGAAGGCAATGGTCTCGCCATGTTGGGCGACTGCGTGGTCGGCAGCAATGTCGCCAGCCGAATGAACCTGAAACCCGGCGACAAGATCCTGTCCGCCCCCAAAAACGCCTTCAACCTGGCGGGTGATTATCCGTTGCGAATGAACATCACCGGAGTGCTGGCGAAATCGAATTCGCCAGACGACGACGTTGTGTTTATCGACCTGAAGACCGCATGGATCATCGACGGCATCGGCCACGGACATCAGGAACTCGCGCATGAATCCGTCGACGACGGCATGCTGCTGGAAAAGTCAGAGACGTCTGTCACGGCCAGTGCGGCCGTTCTGCCGTTCACTGAAATCACGGCGGACAACATCGATTCGTTTCACCTTCACGGTCGCGAAGAAACGTTTCCCATTTCCGCCGTAATCGCGAACCCGCATTCGCGAAAGGACCAGACCCTGCTGCTTGGCCGCTATGCATCGGCACGGACCGAGACGGCTCAGTGCGTAAAACCGGCCGGCGTGGTGCATGACCTGTTGAACATTGTGTTCCGAGTCGAACGGCTGGTGTGGCTGAGCTCCATTCTGTCCGCCTTCGTCACTGCACTGTTGTTGGGACTGGTTCTGTTACTTTCGATCCGCCTGCGAGCCGCTGAAATGCAGACCATGCACAAGCTTGGTTGTAGTCGTGCCACGATTGTGTCATTGATCGGCACCGAGATATTCCTGATGACTCTTGCCGGAATCCTGCTGGCTCTGTCCGCCGCATGGCTAAGCAAGCTGGCCGCTGCAGACTGGTTAAGGTCGTTGTTGTTTTGA
- a CDS encoding M24 family metallopeptidase, with protein sequence MFNLTAVQNALKQFGFDGWLLYDFRGSNLLAQRVLQLPADFVSSRRFLYFVPTDGEPQKLVHRIENDVLDHLPGKKNVYLKWQELEAGIEAMVSGCKSLAMEYSPRNGNPYISRVDAGTVELVKSFGCDVQASGDLISIFEATLSEEQLQAHYAACDVCNAAFGVAWKFIADQVRANASVEEKAVQDTIMQHFADHNLTTYHPPIVGVNENGGNPHYETGHGANTTIRENDFVLIDLWAKQDKPDGIYSDLTRTGFVGTEVPEKYTKIFNIVAAGRDAGIECVKAAFAAGTPLQGWQVDDAVRNVIADAGYGEYFCHRTGHSMGQETHGNGTHIDNLETHETRLLLPRTLFTIEPGIYLPEFGVRSEVDVYIHADGRVEVTGGPVQTEVVKILAQF encoded by the coding sequence ATGTTCAACCTCACCGCCGTCCAAAACGCTCTAAAGCAATTCGGATTCGATGGCTGGTTGCTATACGACTTTCGCGGCAGCAATTTGCTGGCTCAGCGAGTCCTGCAACTCCCCGCTGACTTCGTCAGTTCACGCCGCTTTCTTTATTTTGTGCCCACCGACGGCGAACCTCAGAAGCTGGTGCACCGCATTGAAAACGATGTGCTGGACCACCTGCCTGGCAAGAAGAACGTCTACCTGAAGTGGCAGGAACTGGAGGCAGGAATTGAAGCGATGGTGTCCGGCTGCAAGTCGCTGGCCATGGAGTACTCGCCTCGCAACGGCAACCCTTATATCTCACGAGTCGATGCAGGCACGGTGGAACTGGTGAAGTCGTTCGGATGTGACGTGCAGGCGTCCGGCGATTTGATTTCCATTTTCGAAGCAACGCTTTCCGAAGAACAACTGCAGGCCCATTACGCGGCTTGCGACGTGTGTAACGCGGCGTTCGGTGTTGCGTGGAAGTTCATTGCGGATCAGGTGCGAGCCAACGCCAGTGTCGAAGAAAAGGCCGTGCAGGACACGATCATGCAACACTTCGCCGATCACAACCTAACGACATATCATCCGCCGATCGTCGGGGTCAACGAAAACGGCGGCAACCCACATTACGAAACCGGCCACGGCGCGAACACCACGATCCGTGAGAATGATTTCGTATTGATCGACTTGTGGGCCAAACAAGACAAGCCCGATGGGATCTACAGCGACCTGACTCGCACAGGTTTCGTCGGCACCGAAGTGCCCGAAAAATACACAAAGATCTTCAACATTGTCGCGGCCGGTCGAGATGCCGGAATCGAATGCGTCAAAGCGGCGTTCGCGGCCGGCACACCGCTCCAGGGTTGGCAGGTCGACGACGCCGTGCGCAACGTGATTGCCGACGCGGGCTACGGCGAATACTTCTGCCACCGCACCGGCCACAGCATGGGCCAGGAAACCCACGGCAACGGAACTCACATCGACAACCTGGAAACTCACGAAACTCGCCTGCTACTGCCGCGCACCTTGTTCACAATTGAACCCGGCATCTATCTGCCTGAGTTTGGAGTCCGCAGCGAAGTCGACGTGTACATTCACGCCGATGGCCGAGTCGAAGTGACGGGCGGTCCGGTGCAGACGGAAGTGGTTAAGATTCTGGCCCAGTTTTGA
- a CDS encoding DUF1559 domain-containing protein — MNTSNRLGLTLLEMVTVVLICLVLLALLLPAVRTARGPARRTQCLDNQRNVTVAILNFASTNDGRFPAQAHYLDRIRDDDNASVIFDGRSWVVDLLPYMDGQGTYDRWDKTQPWNSRSSDRSGVSNAELSRLKLDFLGCPEDPSSFFVDGGLSYALNCGVGDRNWIASVGPKPECQLESGHHFMVEPFDWNGNGILPPEDLEDAAITRDFGVFWPQFGSPSDGGKDDLRYKHHVVGEIYDGSGNTIMLGENINAGTRPGNNTPSWADPHIGSSGLVLPVDAKQINKTIHSNDGSLADVVISKPFSPAINQSKNAGEGKAPFANTNHPGIGVFAYCDGSVLTISENIDLRVYTCLMTPCGTRERDLSGFVSEQPVTADDF; from the coding sequence ATGAATACTTCAAACCGGCTTGGACTGACGCTGTTGGAAATGGTAACGGTCGTTCTTATTTGTTTGGTGCTGTTGGCGCTGCTTCTGCCTGCGGTGAGGACCGCACGAGGCCCAGCACGTCGCACGCAATGTCTGGATAACCAGCGAAACGTTACCGTTGCGATTCTCAACTTCGCTTCGACGAACGATGGCCGCTTTCCTGCGCAGGCTCACTATTTGGACCGCATACGGGACGACGACAACGCCTCAGTGATTTTCGACGGTCGGAGCTGGGTCGTGGACCTGCTTCCGTACATGGACGGGCAGGGCACATACGACCGCTGGGACAAGACTCAACCATGGAACAGCAGATCGTCCGACCGGAGTGGCGTTTCGAATGCTGAGCTGTCCAGACTAAAACTCGACTTCCTCGGGTGTCCGGAGGATCCCTCGTCCTTCTTCGTCGACGGCGGCCTAAGCTACGCCCTTAATTGCGGCGTCGGCGACAGGAATTGGATCGCATCCGTTGGCCCGAAACCAGAATGTCAGCTCGAATCCGGGCATCATTTTATGGTGGAGCCCTTCGACTGGAATGGCAATGGAATTCTGCCACCGGAAGACCTTGAAGACGCAGCGATCACTCGCGACTTCGGTGTGTTCTGGCCGCAGTTTGGCTCACCGTCAGACGGTGGTAAAGATGATCTCCGCTACAAGCACCATGTGGTTGGTGAAATCTACGATGGGTCCGGCAACACGATTATGTTGGGCGAAAACATCAATGCGGGAACTCGGCCCGGCAACAACACACCGTCATGGGCGGATCCGCATATCGGCAGCAGCGGCTTGGTTCTCCCCGTGGACGCCAAGCAGATCAACAAGACCATACACAGCAATGATGGCAGCCTTGCGGACGTTGTCATCAGCAAGCCATTCAGCCCTGCCATCAATCAGTCGAAGAATGCTGGCGAAGGTAAAGCTCCGTTCGCCAACACGAACCATCCCGGAATCGGCGTATTCGCATACTGTGATGGTTCGGTTCTCACGATCAGCGAGAACATCGACCTCCGTGTCTACACTTGTCTGATGACACCATGCGGGACGCGGGAACGGGACTTGTCCGGTTTCGTTTCCGAACAACCTGTGACGGCAGATGATTTTTAG
- a CDS encoding slipin family protein, whose protein sequence is MMFKRFKIRTYEVGLEFREGEFRGLLQAGTYWRFDPLRKVQVGVVSKRDPWLQHDKLDVIVKSGALADHAIVVDLKDHQRALVWVEGRFSHVLPAGLYAYWTGVKNVKVDIVDARSVRFEHTDLRVIAASPMATRVLDICSVNRQCVGVLFVDGKFVDTLSPGQYAWWKGAGDAKVVEVDTRETTVDVSGQEIMTLDKVSLRMNAAVTYRVIDAVKAVTSTDDYCQSLYRETQLALRAVVGTRELDMFLTEKEAVATDIEDLVKRRAGELGLQIASVGIRDVILPGEMKDLMNRVTEAKKAAEANLISRREETAAMRSQANTAKVLADNPTLMRLRELEVLEKIASNGEMNIVLGEKGLADRVVNLL, encoded by the coding sequence ATGATGTTTAAGCGATTCAAAATCCGAACGTACGAAGTTGGCCTGGAATTCCGTGAAGGCGAATTCCGTGGTCTGCTGCAAGCCGGTACGTACTGGCGTTTCGATCCACTTCGCAAAGTGCAGGTGGGCGTGGTGTCAAAGCGAGATCCATGGCTGCAGCACGACAAGCTCGACGTCATCGTCAAGTCCGGCGCACTCGCCGACCACGCGATCGTTGTTGATCTGAAGGACCACCAGCGAGCTCTGGTGTGGGTTGAAGGTCGCTTCAGCCACGTGCTGCCAGCTGGCCTGTACGCTTACTGGACCGGTGTGAAAAACGTAAAGGTCGACATCGTGGATGCTCGATCGGTTCGTTTCGAACACACGGACCTGCGTGTGATTGCGGCTTCGCCAATGGCTACGCGAGTACTCGACATTTGCTCGGTCAACCGGCAGTGTGTCGGCGTTCTGTTTGTCGACGGCAAGTTCGTCGACACGCTGTCGCCGGGCCAGTACGCGTGGTGGAAGGGTGCCGGCGACGCGAAGGTCGTGGAAGTGGACACTCGCGAAACGACCGTAGACGTCAGCGGCCAGGAAATCATGACGCTGGACAAGGTGTCTCTGCGCATGAACGCGGCCGTGACGTACCGAGTTATCGACGCAGTGAAGGCAGTGACGTCTACGGACGATTACTGCCAGTCGCTTTATCGAGAAACTCAGCTCGCACTGCGAGCCGTGGTCGGAACTCGCGAGCTTGATATGTTTCTGACGGAGAAGGAAGCCGTCGCAACGGATATCGAGGATCTCGTGAAGCGGCGTGCCGGTGAACTGGGTCTGCAAATTGCTTCGGTCGGAATCCGAGATGTGATTCTGCCGGGCGAGATGAAGGACCTGATGAACCGCGTGACGGAAGCGAAGAAGGCGGCAGAAGCCAACCTGATTTCGCGCCGTGAAGAAACGGCTGCCATGCGTAGCCAGGCGAATACCGCAAAGGTACTCGCCGACAACCCGACGCTGATGCGACTTCGGGAACTGGAAGTTCTGGAGAAGATCGCGTCCAACGGCGAGATGAACATTGTGCTCGGCGAAAAAGGACTGGCCGACCGCGTTGTGAATCTGCTGTGA
- a CDS encoding LptF/LptG family permease produces the protein MKLLQRYILGELLRVFALLLIVLTVLLVFVGVLREAADQGMGAKQILQILPYVVPSMLPFTIPATLLLAVTVVYGRLAGDLEVTAAKAAGVNPLRLLMPAFVLGIVLAFASFGLTNYAIPWAMGNIERIVTQAMEEIFLDLLRSQHTISEPEKGYSITVGDVSPTGVLIDATFRYRNGNHEQVTMRASYAKISFDLENKQALIELKNARGRVPGRDTEMMLDGQVIPFPMDLQLTKPKPRYMTIDSIRKKLHEFESGIVTNKLQRNQEAAMAMLTGDFQHLASEQMKEYAGYTKFANGRRRRFETEIHSRYAMAGSCLFFTFLGGPFAVLQARRQFITSFIMCFLPILLVYYPVMFLMANLGKSGSVDPTWAMWVPNAILAVAATVVLKKVIQH, from the coding sequence GTGAAGCTGCTGCAGCGCTACATTTTGGGCGAGCTGCTGCGGGTCTTCGCATTGCTGCTAATTGTACTCACCGTCCTGCTGGTGTTTGTTGGCGTGCTGCGCGAGGCGGCAGACCAGGGCATGGGGGCCAAGCAGATCCTGCAGATTCTGCCCTACGTCGTGCCCAGCATGTTGCCGTTTACCATTCCCGCCACTCTACTGCTGGCCGTGACAGTCGTGTACGGCAGGCTGGCCGGTGACCTGGAAGTGACCGCGGCCAAGGCAGCGGGCGTCAATCCGCTGCGCCTGCTGATGCCGGCATTCGTGCTGGGAATCGTGCTGGCGTTTGCTTCGTTTGGGCTAACCAACTACGCAATCCCCTGGGCCATGGGAAATATCGAACGAATCGTGACGCAGGCCATGGAAGAAATCTTCCTGGACCTGCTGCGTTCGCAACACACAATCAGCGAACCGGAAAAAGGATATTCCATCACAGTTGGCGACGTGTCACCCACCGGCGTCCTGATTGATGCGACGTTTCGCTATCGCAACGGAAATCACGAACAAGTCACGATGCGCGCCAGCTACGCAAAAATCAGCTTCGACCTGGAAAACAAACAAGCGTTAATCGAACTGAAGAACGCTCGCGGTCGCGTTCCCGGTCGTGATACCGAAATGATGCTGGACGGGCAGGTGATTCCGTTTCCGATGGATCTGCAGCTCACCAAACCCAAACCTCGCTACATGACAATTGACTCCATCCGCAAAAAGCTGCACGAATTCGAATCCGGAATCGTCACGAACAAGCTGCAGCGAAATCAGGAAGCTGCCATGGCAATGCTGACCGGCGACTTTCAGCACTTGGCCAGCGAACAAATGAAAGAATACGCAGGCTACACCAAATTCGCGAACGGTCGACGACGACGCTTTGAGACGGAAATCCACAGCCGCTACGCAATGGCGGGAAGCTGTCTGTTTTTCACATTTCTGGGAGGCCCGTTTGCCGTCCTGCAGGCTCGCAGACAGTTCATCACCAGCTTCATTATGTGCTTCCTGCCGATCCTTCTGGTGTACTATCCCGTCATGTTCCTCATGGCCAATCTCGGCAAATCAGGCTCCGTGGATCCGACCTGGGCCATGTGGGTCCCCAACGCAATCCTCGCCGTCGCCGCCACAGTCGTGCTAAAAAAAGTGATCCAGCATTAG
- a CDS encoding universal stress protein: MHSVKKITVGVEMPETRPWNAANIAAPSRLAVRQAFGVAEAMGVAVTLVSVLPEISYGFFGSDEAVESQAETDRTEAAAVLEDLKQQYSEKSSRPLEVTTTVAFGRPWFQILKAAGTARDNLILCGTRHKGAVSRLLFGSTGLKLLRNAVGPVWLVNPRIDDDADLDVLAATDLTDVGEDVLATAVALGQALPVRLNVLHVIDNEFDSQMAHTGVSAEELAGYRQKAKSDGEDKLHEQLSATDYRTVPLGVQTHIAEGPPDACILSAIEQMDIDLLIMATSGRGGIPGMLFGNTAERLLPELTCSLLAIKPDDFQCPISLD; the protein is encoded by the coding sequence ATGCATTCCGTGAAGAAAATTACTGTTGGTGTAGAGATGCCGGAAACTCGGCCATGGAACGCTGCCAACATTGCGGCGCCCAGTCGGCTGGCCGTCCGTCAGGCTTTTGGCGTGGCCGAAGCTATGGGAGTTGCGGTCACTCTGGTGTCCGTGCTGCCGGAAATATCCTACGGTTTTTTTGGTTCGGACGAAGCCGTCGAAAGTCAGGCCGAAACGGACCGCACCGAAGCCGCAGCGGTGCTTGAAGATCTGAAACAGCAGTATTCCGAGAAGTCCAGTCGGCCACTGGAAGTGACAACCACTGTCGCCTTTGGGCGACCATGGTTCCAAATCCTGAAAGCAGCCGGCACCGCGCGCGACAACTTGATCCTGTGTGGAACTCGGCACAAAGGGGCCGTCAGCCGCCTGTTGTTTGGCAGCACTGGCCTGAAGCTTCTTCGCAACGCAGTCGGTCCCGTCTGGCTTGTGAACCCGCGGATTGACGACGATGCAGATCTGGACGTCCTGGCAGCGACCGACTTGACCGATGTGGGCGAAGACGTGTTGGCGACGGCTGTGGCTCTCGGCCAGGCGTTGCCCGTGCGACTGAACGTGCTGCACGTCATCGACAACGAATTCGACAGCCAAATGGCCCACACTGGCGTGTCTGCAGAAGAACTGGCAGGCTATCGTCAGAAGGCCAAATCCGACGGCGAAGACAAGCTTCACGAACAACTGTCCGCCACGGATTATCGCACCGTTCCTCTGGGCGTACAGACGCATATCGCAGAAGGCCCGCCGGACGCCTGCATCCTTTCAGCCATTGAACAGATGGATATCGACCTGTTAATTATGGCCACATCGGGGCGCGGCGGCATTCCCGGCATGCTGTTTGGAAACACGGCCGAACGACTGTTGCCGGAACTGACCTGTTCGTTGCTGGCCATCAAGCCGGACGATTTCCAATGTCCGATCTCATTAGACTGA
- a CDS encoding sulfatase-like hydrolase/transferase, producing the protein MKSALRHTLVLLLLVRCAAAAERPNILFILTDDQGPQSVGAYGNDVCQTPNIDRIAEQGILLHDAHHMGSWSGAVCLPSRTMIMTGRSVWQIPGSKNKKAGKQYNAKEVAQQSMAAVFNSAGYDTFRTCKRGNTFKAANEHFTVRHDMADKRGTDAETGSQFHGQRALDFLQQREAKNDDSPFLMFLGFSHPHDPRNGTDELLAKYHAVNASDPPVDFLPGAPELPATYLPAHPFFHGHPNLRDELKVAGVMASRSEAAVRNEIGREYACIENIDRQIGRVLDQLESMGLLENTYVFFTSDHGIAIGRHGLMGKQNLYEHTWRVPFLVSGPGIKPGSTASGFSYLSDVFPTMCDLARIDIPDGADGKSLRPVLEGKAQRVRDVLYGVYCGGTKPGMRSVKTADGWKLIKYDVMDGAVQETQLFDLNKNPQEFLHEHQSPDVVALTGHTPESHQKDLAEDPAYANKRAELEALLLTQQKQWDDPYRLWDQPAK; encoded by the coding sequence ATGAAATCCGCACTTCGCCATACTCTCGTGTTGTTATTGTTGGTCCGCTGCGCCGCTGCTGCAGAACGGCCCAACATTCTGTTCATACTCACCGACGACCAGGGGCCACAATCGGTCGGTGCGTATGGCAATGATGTGTGCCAGACGCCTAACATCGACCGCATTGCCGAGCAAGGCATCCTGCTGCACGACGCGCATCACATGGGTTCGTGGTCCGGCGCGGTTTGCCTGCCGTCGCGGACGATGATCATGACGGGGCGCAGCGTGTGGCAAATTCCCGGCTCAAAAAACAAGAAGGCCGGCAAACAGTACAACGCCAAAGAGGTGGCTCAACAGAGTATGGCGGCTGTGTTCAACTCAGCAGGCTACGACACATTTAGGACGTGTAAGCGAGGCAATACCTTCAAGGCGGCCAACGAACACTTCACCGTGCGACACGACATGGCTGACAAGCGAGGTACGGATGCAGAAACTGGCAGCCAGTTCCACGGCCAGCGAGCGTTGGACTTTCTGCAGCAGCGCGAAGCGAAGAACGACGACAGTCCGTTCTTAATGTTTCTCGGTTTTTCGCATCCGCATGATCCGCGGAACGGCACCGACGAGCTTCTGGCGAAATACCACGCGGTTAATGCGAGTGATCCGCCGGTAGATTTTCTTCCCGGCGCGCCGGAGCTTCCGGCGACTTATCTTCCGGCGCACCCGTTTTTTCATGGACATCCGAACTTGCGTGATGAATTGAAAGTTGCCGGCGTGATGGCCTCACGTTCTGAGGCTGCGGTTCGTAACGAAATCGGCCGTGAGTATGCGTGCATCGAGAACATCGATCGGCAAATTGGTCGTGTGCTGGATCAACTGGAATCGATGGGGCTGCTTGAAAATACGTACGTCTTTTTCACTTCTGACCATGGGATTGCCATTGGTCGCCACGGCTTGATGGGCAAACAGAACCTGTATGAGCATACCTGGCGAGTTCCGTTTTTAGTGAGTGGGCCGGGAATCAAACCGGGCAGCACAGCGTCGGGGTTCAGCTATTTGTCCGACGTCTTCCCGACGATGTGTGATCTTGCGAGGATTGATATCCCCGACGGTGCAGATGGCAAGAGCCTTCGACCCGTTTTGGAAGGCAAAGCACAACGTGTTCGCGACGTGTTGTATGGCGTCTACTGTGGCGGAACAAAACCGGGTATGCGTAGCGTTAAAACGGCCGACGGCTGGAAGCTGATTAAGTACGACGTGATGGACGGCGCCGTTCAGGAGACTCAACTGTTCGACCTGAACAAGAACCCTCAGGAATTCCTTCACGAACATCAATCACCTGATGTCGTCGCGCTGACAGGGCACACACCGGAGTCCCATCAAAAGGATCTTGCGGAAGACCCCGCCTATGCGAACAAGCGTGCAGAATTGGAGGCGTTACTGCTTACGCAGCAAAAGCAGTGGGACGATCCGTATCGATTATGGGACCAGCCCGCTAAGTAG